The Leishmania infantum JPCM5 genome chromosome 28 sequence ACGCtcgtcagcgacggcaccgacAACCACCTTCTTCTGTGGAACCTCCGCCCGCACGGCCTCACAGGCTCCAAGTtggagaagctgctcgaCATGGTCAACATCACGGTGAACAAGAACACCATCTTTGGCGACAAAAGCGCTCAGGCGCCGTACGGCATACGTCTTGGCACGCCAGCACTCACCACCCGCGCCCTCCAGGAGGAGGACTTCAGGCGGGTCGGCCAGTTCCTCATTCGCTCGGTTCAACTCTCCAAGGAGGTGCAGAAGTCCGCCGGCTCTACGAAGCTCGCCGACTTCGTGAAGGCCGCCGAGACCTCGAAGGCGTTGCAGGAGATGGCcgaggaggtgaaggcgtATGCGCGTCAGTTCCCGTACCCCGGCCTGGAGAGCGCCTATCCCATTCAGTAGCGCGCCTCGAGCACGGAGGCGGCGTTCGAGCTGCGAGAGGGAAGGACGATGCACGAAGAGACTCCAGTAAGAAGGCTTGATGgcaggtgtgcgcgtgtgggggaggcgctgcatgcgtgtgccgcgcgaCAGAGGCTTTGTGTGACTGTGCGTCTCTTCTCTGTGTGGCGGGAAGCGCGGCCAGTAGGGCCAAGGCTCGCCCTCGAGCCGAGCTACGGTGTACAGTTCAGCTACAGGGAGTCGAACGCCCAACGGCCGACAGAGACGGCAGTGCAAGGAAAgcgaaggggaggaggagtaGGAAGGGGTGTACGCGCGTGCGGATGGCGTTTCGAGCGAGAGTGTTGCgttcccctccccacccctctttTCCCACCAGCACGCCTTTCTAGGACGTCCCGCACTGCTTCTTCCGAATACTTCTCCTGCTTCGAGGCGCCCGTGTGCGTCCGTTGTACGTGCACGGGGCCGCACCTGGGCGCTGCGggcgaggggaaggggcTGGGACGTAAAGCACGAGGGTGCCTGCTGATGCGCCGgcgctccccccccccacccgtcctgtctgcccctccctctctcatccGCTCGACcgagcacggcagcgctggcgccgctttGCTCTTTGCGCCCCGCCGTCCGGTGCTGCCAGCCCCACCACTTATCGCATTCATCGCTTTCGTGTGTTtcacctctcctcctcccccctcgtcCTGCAGGcaacggcacacacacacacacacagacccaCGGTCATGTCTGCAGACATGGACAGGCGTATGCTCTCTCGTGCTGTgggcgtgcgtatgtgtagtcgtctgcgtgtgtggtcTACAgtcgcgtgtgccgctgcgtccTGCCTCGAGTGCCTGTGGACCAGAACATGGACACAACGGGGGAGGCAGCTGTTTGTCGGAGGACGAGCGACTCTGTGCTTCTCATAAGAGCCGGGCCCCTATCGACGCCCGCAAATACTCACGGACTCTGCGCTgtccctttttttcttgtcttTCGGTTTCGTTTTTCCTTTTGCTTTTGAGCACTGCCGCATGACGGGTGTACGCGTGCGCTCACGTGTGCCgggggcgtgtgtgtctcttgcCGGGCTACTCGCACTGCATCGAGGCGGTCGTGCCGATTGGACGCCGTGCCATGTACGCTCCTGCACTTTGCCGACCACACTCTCTTCacccgtgtgcgtgtgtgcgcgctaAAAGAAGGGCAAATGAGTAAACAAACCGCCATCGTGCCATGCGCGATGATCGCGTGATCGCGTAGGACGGGAgtggtggtgtcggcgcGGGCcagcaggcacgcacacagagggtgtcaagcaaaaaaaaagaagcgatCAGTAGCTTCCATCAGAGaacccctccctcctcctctacccACACCCCTCCCATCACCACACGGACACGCAGAATTGCAAGTGAGAGTCTTCGAGCCACAAAGCAACCCAGTGCAACAGTttcggtgtgcgtgttcgtGTTTGCATCGGTGCGTGAGTAGAAACTCAAGCTTATGCACGCCCACacatctctccctccctcgtctctctgtctgtatGATCGCGTTTTTGTTCCCGCTTTCGCACTTCATCGAGAAGAAACGCGGGAGTAGCAACGAAACGGtaaagggaagaagagaggcacacacggaTACCAAACCGTCGGCGTAACGCGGGCGGGACGCAcacactccccccccccacacacactcaccTTCCCTCACTACTTTTTGTTctcgtgtgtctgtgtgtgcctgtctgtgggttggcgctgctgtttATTTTGCGACGTCGGTGGGCACTCCCGTCCTCTTCACACggtccctccccccttcttcgAGATGCGCATCTTCTCATCGAGGCAGAAGGTCTACACGACCGGCACGGCCCCAGTCAACACCTCGGAGGATGTCGGGGTGGAAGGAAAGCGGTATCCGACCCACACGCTGGGTCGCTTCATCGTCCAATACCCCGCCCCAATGCTGCTGACCCTCGTCCTaccttttgttttctttgtgaTTGGTGGTGCGAAACTTCAGTCGGGGCTCTCCTACTCGCTGGACGACTACCAGATCCGCTCCACCATcggcgtgcggcgcgacgcGTTGAGGGTGAACGGCGTGCTGAATGACTGGGCttactctctctctggtgCATACTGGCTGTCGGACAGCGTCGACTTATCTCACCCGCGGACGTATGTGCAGGACACGCTGGAGTTGCGCGCCGTTATCAACCTTCAAGACCTCATGGAGTACGCAAAGAAGGTGGGCTGGTCCCCCGAAACGCGTGATGCATACGCCAATCTGCTGAACCCGGACCTCTTTAAAATCTACCgcgcagcggaggagcaCGTCACGGAGCTGGACGGTTACGAGGGCGTGTGCTTCACGAACGATCTGCGCAATGGACAAATCAACAGCATCTATCCCACGTGCACGCCTGTATCCAGCGTGACACAGTATATCTATCCATCTTGGAACGGGCTGGAGTGGTTCATGAACGGCAGCGGGACTGTGTTCCAGCTAGACTACATGCAGCGCCTCTTTGCGAACCCGAGCTACGGATGGTTCTTCGACAACAACTTCTCGACGCTGAACCAGagggcgctgcagctgcgctcgcaGTATACGTTTGCGTCGTCGTGGTCAGAGTCGAAGGCTTCGTACCGGAATCGCATGAAGAGGTTCCTGCCTCGTGCGATGAACTTCGTTAACAGCGGACAggctgcttcgctgccgtTTGTGGAGTTCTACCTCGGCGGCGGGTCGTCGCAGGACATCTTGATGGAGATCGCTGGGGAGCGGGAGGGGTACAAGGTGGGCGTTGCTGCGGTGATCTGCTTCTTGCTGAGCTGGTGGCACTGCCGGACGTTCATTGTCGGGGTGTACACGGCTGCAGAGGCTGTGTTTGCGTACATGACTGCCGTTGGTCTGTACGCGCTCATCTACcggacgctgccgctggcgacgtACTCCGCGATTATCTGGGTGATGACATTCTGCATGCACGGGACATTGAGCTTCTACGACATGTTTGTGTTCAGCGGGGTAATGGCGACGAAGGGACGACAGAACAACCTAagcgtggtgcagcggctgtgcTTCACGATGCGGCGCATCTCCGTTGGCGTGTGGATTGCAGACGCGCTTGCGATAATCATCTTCGCGGTCAACACGACCTCGCTGTTCCGCTCTGTGGAGCAGTTCAGCGTGTTCATGATAATCGCGCTGCTGTGGAACATGTACTGCATCGCGCTGCCCACCCCTGCGCTGATTGTGGTGCACCATTTGTACTTCTCGAACAAGCGGCGCAACCTGCAAAAGCAGAGCGACGTGCTGAACGATGCGCTGCTCGGGTGCCGGCGGTCTGGACACctggtgcgtgtgctggaAGCTGTGCAGGACAACATAGCCCACGGCGAGCATGCGTACCGGATGGAGGAGGACCTGGCCCACCAGCGCATCGGCGAGGACTTCGGGATCCACAGGAAGAGATACGGTGGCCCGCTGGACTTTGTGCGACAACAGGTGCGTGAGGGGCTCGACAAGGttcgcgctgcgcggcgcgaCGTCGTTGGAGCTCTACACAAGGCGCAGAAGGCAAAGGACCGCGTTGTGAAGGGCACCGACACGCGCGACGGCATGGGGTTGCCTTCCTTCTCGTTGCAGGATTTCCTGCAGATCGGCGACGCGAACCCGCTTGCGGAGGAGACTGGTGTGGGCCCCGACAGGCTGCCGTTGTACTACAACCCGCGCATGGTGCTTCCATCGGACCTGGTCCATATCCCTGCGGTGTACGTAGAGCGCAGCGAGGACTGCTGGAGTGGCATGTGCGATGCCCTGGGGATACACGCACGTACGAGTCACGGAGAGGTTATCCCGCCGCGCGCGTACAGCCTGAGGAATCAAGGCACCAGCTCTGCTGAGGCGAGTGCGTTTGCCGATTGGTGGCGCGAGCTGGGCACGCGTCTTGGCGTGGAGACGGCCTCGAACAACCGCAGCGTTGAGCTAGTGTCGCTTGCGGTCCGAAATGCGGTGCGCGCACAGGACCCGACAATGGTAGTGGACCCGTGCGCAAGGGCCCGTCGCGGCACGAAgaaaggcggcgctgctgctgctgctggtggtggggctTCGCCGCGCGCGACTGGCGGCCCATCTGGAATGGGCCTTGGGAAGCTGCGCTACCGCTTGGCGCACCGCGCGGATTTGCCCCGTGTGGAGTGCTGCGGGCTGTTTGGCCGTGTTGCGGACGAGACGGCTGAGCAGCGGATGCGGAGGCTGATGGCACGCAAAGTGAAGCGCGATGGCTACTCGCTGTTCGAGCTCTTCGTACTGCAGTACTACCTGCCGGCGATCCACTATGTGCGGTATgcgctgctcgcgctgctgctggtgctaTTCATTGTGGTGTGCATGCTGGGCTGCCGCATTACTGTGGCCGGACTGCCCAACACGCTGTTGGTGGATCAAGGCAGCATCGCAGACACGTTTGCAGCGATGGAAGACACCTTTGGCCAGCGTGGCAGCTGCACGTTCTGTGGCCCGTACTACCGATCGCCGCAAGACTACCGTCAGGCAACAATCACAGACATCGCGGCATGCTCGGCGGATTATGGTGAGCAGATGAATCTGTACGCGGATAGCTGCGGCGTGTGCAACGGAACGGACGCGTGCGTGGACTGCGGTGGCActgcgcacggcgcagcggcactaAATGACTGCGGCGGGTGTGCTGTTGCTGGATCGTCTGCTGTGGCGCCGTGCACATGCCCTTTAACGCGCGACTGCCAGTACTGCGAGTGGGCTCTGGGCAAGGGCAACGCCGGTGGGGGGTCGTGCAGCGTGACGTGCGATGCTAGCACGTGCGGGAGGAACGGCGAGTGCGACCAGTACACAGGGACGTGCGTCTGCGATGCGGGCTTCACGGGAGCCGCGTGCAACGAATGCGAGTCATGGCTGCTGCCTGCTGCATCGAATCCGGGGTGCGCACTGGAGTGCAACGCGGCGATGAACTCTGCGGCGTGCGACTGCGACGCGAGCAGTGGGCGATGCCGGTCGTGCCCAGCGGGGACGCGCGGGTACGACTGCTCGCAGCCATCGGTGGACTGCAGTAGTCACGGAACGTTCAAccctgcgacggcgacgtgcACGTGCTCGAGCGGGTGGACGGGGGCGTCCTGTAACGTGTCGAGCGTTTGCAACGGacgcggcgtgctgctgtctgCTATGGACTCACCGACCGGGTCCGAAATGTGCGGCTGCTTGGGGCACTGGCGCGGCGGGACGTGCCAGCTGTGCGACTGTACCAACGGCGGAATGTGCAACGCCGTGACGGGGAAGTGCGAGTGCGTGGGTGCCTTTACGGGGCCGCGGTGCGAGACGTGCGCGGCGAACTGTACGTTGCGCGGCACGTGCCCTGACGTGTCGACGCCGGACTACGCGCTGTGGAATGTGCGGGCATGCATTCCCAATGCGTGCAGTGAGGCTGACGTACAGTCGGAGACGATGTGCCCCGCCTGCTCACCGACACAGATGGTACCCGTTGGCGTGTGCAAGGCGGCGTCTAAGGAGTCGTGCATGGCCATGCCGGATTGCTGGTGGTATATGGATGGCAACGTCGTGCCTTACTGCGGCATGGCGCGGCAAGTGAGCGACTTCACGGCGCTCAGCTGTACTTGCCGGTACCCGAAGGTCTGGTCTGGCCCAACGTGTGGGTCTTGCCCTGCACCGGCTGGCGCGACATGCCTGGACGACGGGACAGTGTTGGGCTGCAACAGGTTGGCGTACACATCGCTGAGTTCCGTCGTGAGCATCGATAGctgcggcgtgtgcggcggtgatggcttGTGCCGGGGCTGCGATGGCGTtcctggcagcggcgcgacaTACGACgcgtgcggcgtgtgcggcggcaaCAACACATGCAGTGGCacgacggcggtgatgccgaTGTACGTGGAATATCTGTTTGACCTCACGAAGGTGCCTCGGACCCTCAATAATGCGGCGTGGTGCAAGGTAGTGGCTTCCATTGCTGCCAACATTCGGCGGTCGGACAGCACTGGATCGCAGATGCGGACGGTGCTGGAGGACTACCTCGCTGATGACGCGAGCTATGAGCTGACATCTCTCCAAGACTTCTACAACTACGCCAAGGAGAACGGCCGGCTGAGCGAGGCGGTCTTCACGCTCAGCTACAACGGCGAGCCACtgatgctgcagcagatACTCTACCGCGTAGAGAGCACACTCGCCACCAGCCAGAGCTCACCTtcgcgggtggtggcggcgtaCTACTGGATATCTCGGGACATCATCGCCCCCTTCCGGTCACTTGCTCAAGCAAGTGGTATCACCGTGTACTACACGTCGACCCTGTTCCAGCCGGCAGTGGCGAGGGTTGGCGCGCTGCAAAGCCTGTGGTTCGCGGTCGGCATCGGTCTGGCGGTGACGTTCGTGCTCCTGCTCACGTACTACGTGAGCctgacgacggcggtggcggcgacgataGTGGCTGCCATTGTGTGCTTCGGGTCGCTGACGGTGTGCGCGGTCTTCGACTGGGAGATGGACGCTGTGCTTCAGGTGTGCATCAGCTGCACTGTACCGATAAGCGTGGAGTACGTGGTGCACTTCTGCAGCGGGTACTTCGACTAcctgcagacgacgacgtcaCACCTTTTTGCGCGCGACGTGACGCGGCGGACTGCTGTGCAGGGTGCGTTGCTGCGGTCTGCACCTGCTGTGTGCACGTCTGCCGTCTGCGTGATCGTTGTGTCGGCCATGTTCGGCGTGTCGAGCCTGGTGCCATTACGGCGCGCGGGCCAGGTGAGCATCACactgcacctgctgctgcttcttgcCGGTGTGCTCTTCACTGGCGCTGTTGCCGCGCTGGGGCCGATGAACGTGTACCAGCACTGGACGCTCTCCGCCGCAATCTGCATTGTCTGTGCTGCGCTTGCCGCGCTTGCGGTGCTGATCATGTACGGCGTGCATGGAGTGCTCGGGCCGCACGGCAACATGATTCTGACGCGCTGAGGTGCGCGACACGGCGGATTGTAGGTGAcatgaaggcggcggcggcgaaagAGAAAAGCGACAGAGATGCTCCAGCACGACTCCTTGGCCAGGGCCTTCTACTGTCGCGCATGTTGGTTAAGCGCCGCCCATGCCGTTTTGCCTCTTGCTGATGTTCAGCACCTGCGCCTGTCGGTCTCGCTACCACTGCGTTGTCCTCGTCGGCGTGCCCACGCATTgtagcgctgccgccacctcgccaACCTCAACGGAGTGGCCGATGGCATTGTtgtgtgcgcgggtgcgcGCATTAGCAACACATTCGCCCTCACTCGCCGCCTTTACTATGCCATCCTTTGACGATCCTCCTCACCGCTCCTTCCACTGCACCGGTTTCGCCTGCGCACGCCTTTTGGCTTTGCAGCCGAGTGTGTGTCTTCTGTCGAGTACCGTCCCTATCGCGGTGTATCTGAGCTAATATCTGTGTGCGTCGCCCTTActctgcacgcgcgtgtgcttttGGCTGCTTTGATGCTTAGCTTTTTCGTACGGCATTtgttttcttccttttcttgaTGGCGCCTGCCTCCACGGTGCACGTGGGATGCGTATGCGCAGGTGCCCgttggcgtgtgcgccatAAACATCTCTACGTATGtgcatatatgtgtgtgtgtgtgtgcctttaTTCTTCCTTTGAtgttgtgtgcatgtgcgcatccTTTTTGTTTCGGCAGCCAGCTCCGTGTGCACGCCTGTGCATGTGGTGACTCTTCGTGCTCTCTTATGCTGTGTTGGCCGCTGGCGCCCCCCCTTCCTCatccttctccccctctgcgtgtgtgcggccgCCTCCATTTCGTATTTCCAATCCTCATCCCCTGTTGtgaccccctccctcttcatTGTCTTTTTTTGTCTCTGTAGGTGCACGGGCTTGGAGAGTGTGCGCGGTATCGTATCACCACGTGctgccctccttccctcctgcTTTCGAGCATCGCGTTTGTTCTCTCCAGCGGCCGGCAGTGGGCGCGAATTGGGCGAATGCATGCGCgcggggggggagaggcggtggcgggtcTTTCATCATTTCGCTGTGCGAGACACTCTGTGTTGTGTCCTGGTGCATGCTCGGGTTTGCCTTCTTATTTCTTGACTTGGCGAGAACTGCGGCCGATTCCGTGCTTTTTTCTTTATCCGCTTCttgcgtgtgcctctgctgACGTGTGTGAAATTCGAGTGTCCGCGTACGCCCCCCACCCtctactctctctctctctgtgttgtggaggagggggcggcggaagccaggcagctcctccctcctccagcccTGCCGATTGCCGGACCCCACTTCTCGCTGTGGCAGGGCCGCGCGCATGAGACTTGGGGAGGTCAGTGCGATGCATCGCtactgatgccggcggtgaggtcgtgggtggtgctgcctcggagcgacctgcgaccgtgcacacgcttgtgccaccCATGTGACTGGgcagcgtgactcgaacgcatCCCACACCCGACCCTCACACGGCCCACTGGTGCTgcggggagcctgcgccactcgtggagatgcaccaggtggcggccgACATGATGCGGctggctgcgaggcgacgtGCGAAGCgcaggggtgggtggggttGGAGGCAAAGGCCGCGCCGATATGACCTTGCCTGCATTGTTATCGTGCATATGCacacggctgcctcgcgccgCACGgatgggcgtgtgtgtgtgtgtgaccgGCGGGGCAGAGTGCGGCGTTCAGCTCATGCTGCATGGCGGAGAAATGGCATCGCTGAACGAACAAGAAATGAAGTGAGTCGAACTCTCCCTTTCGCGTTGCTCTTTCCTGGCTTCACGCAGGCAGACGCACGAGCGTCCACAAGGCGTACGCGGCGTTGGTATGAGGGGCGGCTCGAGGCCTTTTCGTTCGTTACTCTTCGTGCACGGATCTCGTCCGGCTGACTTCTTGTGCACCGCCTCGCCACTGTGCAACGTGAAGAAGCAGAGGGGTGAACGAGACACAAAAGGGTGACGGCAACGCAGCGGCTCGACGGACTTGCCCGTGCACAGAGGTGCACCTGAAGACCCCCAAAGCGGGACACGTACGCGCGCAAGTGAAGGGGGATATTGGTGCACCGTGGCCTGCATTGTGGATCGCTGCACCCTGGTCACGAGTTGCCGTGCCGAGCGCGTACCTTTCTCTGtaggggaggagg is a genomic window containing:
- a CDS encoding serine peptidase, clan SB, family S8-like protein, with the translated sequence MRIFSSRQKVYTTGTAPVNTSEDVGVEGKRYPTHTLGRFIVQYPAPMLLTLVLPFVFFVIGGAKLQSGLSYSLDDYQIRSTIGVRRDALRVNGVLNDWAYSLSGAYWLSDSVDLSHPRTYVQDTLELRAVINLQDLMEYAKKVGWSPETRDAYANLLNPDLFKIYRAAEEHVTELDGYEGVCFTNDLRNGQINSIYPTCTPVSSVTQYIYPSWNGLEWFMNGSGTVFQLDYMQRLFANPSYGWFFDNNFSTLNQRALQLRSQYTFASSWSESKASYRNRMKRFLPRAMNFVNSGQAASLPFVEFYLGGGSSQDILMEIAGEREGYKVGVAAVICFLLSWWHCRTFIVGVYTAAEAVFAYMTAVGLYALIYRTLPLATYSAIIWVMTFCMHGTLSFYDMFVFSGVMATKGRQNNLSVVQRLCFTMRRISVGVWIADALAIIIFAVNTTSLFRSVEQFSVFMIIALLWNMYCIALPTPALIVVHHLYFSNKRRNLQKQSDVLNDALLGCRRSGHLVRVLEAVQDNIAHGEHAYRMEEDLAHQRIGEDFGIHRKRYGGPLDFVRQQVREGLDKVRAARRDVVGALHKAQKAKDRVVKGTDTRDGMGLPSFSLQDFLQIGDANPLAEETGVGPDRLPLYYNPRMVLPSDLVHIPAVYVERSEDCWSGMCDALGIHARTSHGEVIPPRAYSLRNQGTSSAEASAFADWWRELGTRLGVETASNNRSVELVSLAVRNAVRAQDPTMVVDPCARARRGTKKGGAAAAAGGGASPRATGGPSGMGLGKLRYRLAHRADLPRVECCGLFGRVADETAEQRMRRLMARKVKRDGYSLFELFVLQYYLPAIHYVRYALLALLLVLFIVVCMLGCRITVAGLPNTLLVDQGSIADTFAAMEDTFGQRGSCTFCGPYYRSPQDYRQATITDIAACSADYGEQMNLYADSCGVCNGTDACVDCGGTAHGAAALNDCGGCAVAGSSAVAPCTCPLTRDCQYCEWALGKGNAGGGSCSVTCDASTCGRNGECDQYTGTCVCDAGFTGAACNECESWLLPAASNPGCALECNAAMNSAACDCDASSGRCRSCPAGTRGYDCSQPSVDCSSHGTFNPATATCTCSSGWTGASCNVSSVCNGRGVLLSAMDSPTGSEMCGCLGHWRGGTCQLCDCTNGGMCNAVTGKCECVGAFTGPRCETCAANCTLRGTCPDVSTPDYALWNVRACIPNACSEADVQSETMCPACSPTQMVPVGVCKAASKESCMAMPDCWWYMDGNVVPYCGMARQVSDFTALSCTCRYPKVWSGPTCGSCPAPAGATCLDDGTVLGCNRLAYTSLSSVVSIDSCGVCGGDGLCRGCDGVPGSGATYDACGVCGGNNTCSGTTAVMPMYVEYLFDLTKVPRTLNNAAWCKVVASIAANIRRSDSTGSQMRTVLEDYLADDASYELTSLQDFYNYAKENGRLSEAVFTLSYNGEPLMLQQILYRVESTLATSQSSPSRVVAAYYWISRDIIAPFRSLAQASGITVYYTSTLFQPAVARVGALQSLWFAVGIGLAVTFVLLLTYYVSLTTAVAATIVAAIVCFGSLTVCAVFDWEMDAVLQVCISCTVPISVEYVVHFCSGYFDYLQTTTSHLFARDVTRRTAVQGALLRSAPAVCTSAVCVIVVSAMFGVSSLVPLRRAGQVSITLHLLLLLAGVLFTGAVAALGPMNVYQHWTLSAAICIVCAALAALAVLIMYGVHGVLGPHGNMILTR